From Carassius auratus strain Wakin chromosome 10, ASM336829v1, whole genome shotgun sequence, a single genomic window includes:
- the LOC113110239 gene encoding BTB/POZ domain-containing protein KCTD9-like — protein MRRVTLFVNGTSYNGKVVAVYGTLADLLSVASTKFGIKAANIYNGKGGHIDDIALIRDDDVLYISEGDYFVDPPNNIESSHEFLSWAHTDWITLNVGGRRFTTTRSTLVKEPESMLAHMFRDKDVWGNKQDEQGAYLIDRSPDYFEPILNYLRHGQLIINDGINLLGVLEEARFFGIERLAEQLEGVIKNSQPPEDHSPISRKEFVRFLLATPTKSELRCQGLNFSGADLSRLDLRYINFKMANLSRCNLTHANLCGTNLERADLSNANLDGANLQGVKMLCTNAEGASLKGCNFEDPAGLKANLEGANLKGVDMEGSQMTGINLRVATLKNAKLKNCNLRGATLAGTDLENCDLSGCDLQEANLRGSNVKGAIFEEMLTPLHMSQSVR, from the exons ATGAGAAGAGTCACGCTGTTTGTAAATGGAACCTCATACAATGGCAAG GTGGTGGCAGTTTATGGAACTCTAGCTGATCTACTGTCAGTTGCAAGCACAAAATTTGGAATAAAAGCTGCCAATATATACAATGGGAAAGGAGGTCATATTGATGATATAGCCCTTATTAG AGATGATGATGTCTTGTATATATCGGAAGGAGATTATTTTGTTG ATCCACCAAATAACATAGAAAGTTCACATGAGTTTCTCTCCTGGGCACACACTGATTGGATCACCCTCAATGTGGGAGGCCGACGGTTCACAACCACACG GAGCACTTTGGTCAAAGAACCGGAGAGCATGTTGGCTCACATGTTCAGAGACAAGG ATGTATGGGGAAACAAACAGGACGAGCAAGGGGCGTATCTCATTGATCGGAGTCCAGATTACTTTGAGCCCATATTAAATTACCTGAGACATGGACAGCTCATTATTAATGACGGCATCAATCTGCTGG GGGTGCTTGAAGAAGCTCGTTTCTTTGGAATTGAACGTCTCGCTGAGCAGCTTGAAGGTGTTATTAAG AATTCCCAGCCTCCCGAAGACCACTCGCCCATCTCCCGCAAAGAGTTTGTGCGCTTTCTGCTTGCCACTCCGACTAAATCAGAACTTAGATGTCAG GGCCTGAATTTTAGCGGGGCGGATCTCTCTCGTCTTGATCTGCGTTACATCAACTTCAAGATGGCCAACCTCAGCCGCTGTAACCTCACACACGCCAACCTCTGTGGTACCAACCTGGAGAGAGCAGACCTCTCCAACGCCAATCTAGAT GGTGCCAATTTACAGGGTGTGAAAATGCTTTGCACCAATGCAGAAGGGGCATCCCTCAAAGGCTGTAATTTTGAAGATCCCGCAGGACTTAAAGCGAATCTAGAGG GAGCCAATCTGAAGGGGGTGGATATGGAGGGCAGTCAGATGACGGGTATAAACCTCCGGGTGGCCACGCTGAAGAACGCCAAACTGAAGAACTGTAACTTGCGGGGGGCCACTCTGGCAGGAACCGATCTGGAG AACTGTGATCTGTCCGGCTGTGACCTTCAGGAGGCGAACCTGCGGGGCTCCAACGTGAAGGGTGCCATTTTTGAGGAGATGCTGACACCGCTGCACATGTCCCAGAGTGTCAGATAG
- the actr1b gene encoding beta-centractin, whose translation MESYDIIANQPVVIDNGSGVIKAGFAGDQIPKYCFPNYVGRPKHVRVMAGALEGDLFIGPKAEEHRGLLSVRYPMEHGIVKDWNDMERIWQYVYSKEQLQTFSEEHPVLLTEAPLNPSKNRERAAEVFFETFNVPALFISMQAVLSLYATGRTTGVVLDAGDGVTHAVPIYEGFAIPHSIMRVDIAGRDVSRYLRLLLRKEGYDFHTSAEFEVVRTIKERACYLSLNPQKDETLETEKAQYTLPDGSTLDIGPARFRAPELLFRPDLIGDESEGIHEVLAFAIQKSDMDLRRTLFSNIVLSGGSTLLKGFGDRLLSEVKKLAPKDVKIKISAPQERLYSTWIGGSILASLDTFKKMWVSKKEYEEDRARAIHRKTF comes from the exons ATGGAGTCGTACGATATTATAGCCAACCAGCCGGTTGTGATTGATAAT GGGTCTGGAGTTATTAAAGCTGGCTTTGCTGGAGATCAGATCCCTAAATACTGTTTCCCAAATTA TGTGGGACGGCCCAAGCATGTTCGGGTGATGGCTGGTGCCCTTGAAGGTGATCTCTTCATTGGACCCAAAGCTGag GAGCACAGGGGGCTGCTGTCTGTCCGCTATCCTATGGAACACGGTATTGTGAAAGATTGGAATGACATGGAGCGCATCTGGCAGTACGTGTACTCGAAGGAACAGCTGCAGACTTTCTCCGAGGAG CATCCTGTACTGTTGACTGAAGCGCCGCTGAACCCCAGTAAAAACCGTGAGCGGGCGGCTGAGGTTTTCTTCGAGACCTTCAACGTGCCGGCGCTGTTCATCTCCATGCAGGCGGTGCTCAGTTT ATACGCCACAGGCCGAACCACAGGTGTGGTCCTGGACGCTGGTGATGGTGTGACACACGCTGTCCCCATATACGAGGGATTCGCCATTCCACATTCCATCATGCGCGTGGACATCGCCGGACGTGACGTCTCCCGATACCTCCGCCTCCTCCTACGCAAGGAAGGCTACGATTTCCACACTTCTGCTGAGTTTGAGGTCGTGCGCACCATCAAGGAG AGAGCCTGCTACCTTTCCCTCAACCCCCAGAAGGATGAAACTCTAGAAACTGAAAAAGCTCAATACACACTCCCCGACGGAAGCACTCTAGAT ATCGGTCCAGCCCGGTTCAGGGCTCCAGAGCTTCTCTTCAGGCCTGATCTGATTGGAGATGAGAGCGAGGGAATTCATGAGGTGCTGGCTTTCGCCATTCAGAAGTCAGACATGGATCTGCGTCGCACGCTCTTCTCTAACATAGTATTGTCTGGTGGCTCCACGCTCCTCAAAG GTTTTGGAGACCGGTTGTTAAGCGAAGTGAAGAAACTTGCACCCAAAGACGTTAAAATTAAG ATATCTGCACCACAGGAGAGACTTTATTCAACATGGATAGG ggGATCTATCCTGGCTTCACTCGACACCTTTAAGAAGATGTGGGTCTCCAAGAAGGAATATGAGGAAGATCGCGCCCGTGCCATCCACCGGAAGACATTTTAA